Proteins encoded in a region of the Scomber scombrus chromosome 16, fScoSco1.1, whole genome shotgun sequence genome:
- the LOC133996694 gene encoding hepatic lectin-like, producing MMVPPSCPQTPEPEPSDSCLKKKAFWEQGLGKCYYFSNTYSTWEDSRCSCQTLGGDLVKIDSMEEQKFLEEKVKNKMRIYEDRFWIGLTDLEEEKKWIWVDGSLLNTSLSFWFEGEPNNVITEDPAGEHCVRMGTKKGANDLKCWFDKSCNIPQRSICEKPAQTGHLQDVCV from the exons ATGATGGTGCCACCTTCTTGCCCACAAACTCCTGAACCAGAACCAA GTGATtcatgcctgaaaaaaaaggcattctgggagcaaggtttaggaaagtGCTATTATTTCTCCAACACATATTCAACCTGGGAAGACAGCAGATGTTCTTGCCAAACTCTAGGAGGGGACCTGGTGAAGATAGACAgcatggaggagcag AAATTCTTGGAggagaaagtgaaaaacaaaatgagaatTTATGAGGACAGGTTCTGGATCGGACTGACAGACttagaggaagagaagaaatggATTTGGGTGGACGGTTCACTGCTGAACACAAG TTTGTCTTTCTGGTTTGAAGGTGAGCCAAACAATGTTATAACAGAAGATCCTGCAGGAGAGCACTGTGTGAGGATGGGAACGAAAAAAGGAGCCAATGACCTGAAGTGCTGGTTTGATAAATCCTGCAACATTCCTCAAAGAAGTATTTGTGAGAAACCAGCACAAACTGGACATCTacaggatgtgtgtgtctga
- the LOC133996136 gene encoding homocysteine-responsive endoplasmic reticulum-resident ubiquitin-like domain member 2 protein, giving the protein MDQGVVDNPVTLVIRAPNQKYNDQTINCYQNWTVEKLKAHLSDVYPSKPSSKDQRLVYSGKLLLDHLTLKDVLRKQDEYHMLHLVCPSRTPPSSPKPPRSHGNKPQENSAGPTAPQNSNSPSVSAQDGQSSTGVSGDGLRQRAGPFPYHQMYPQFMHSWSQYQSTLPTNMPSYYSPMSLMWWQQQLYARQYYMHYQLLAASSQHLRPDQPLMQPDQPDPLSQRPQADRRGNPEVQMNAQGGEIMNEEELNRDWLDWVYTFSRAAILLSIVYFYSSFSRFVMVMMAMLVLYLHQAGWFPFNLENELQLPGDRGNQDDMEGELQNPDLQEMDGVMDDGSDDEGESGEEGAEDPNSVPNTGFLSSTWSFIITFFMSLIPEGPPNAAN; this is encoded by the exons ATGGATCAAGGTGTTGTGGACAATCCTGTAACCCTTGTCATCAGGGCTCCCAACCAGAAGTACAATGACCAAACCATCAACTGTTACCAAAACTGGACTGTGGAGAAACTCAAAGCCCACCTGTCAGATGTATACCCGAGTAAACCG agCTCTAAAGACCAGAGGCTGGTGTATTCTGGGAAGCTACTTTTGGATCACCTTACATTAAAAGATGTGCTCAGAAAG CAGGATGAGTACCATATGCTCCATCTGGTGTGCCCTTCACGAACCCCTCCCAGCTCCCCGAAGCCCCCCCGCAGCCACGGTAACAAGCCTCAGGAGAACTCGGCCGGTCCCACG GCCCCTCAAAACTCTAACAGCCCCTCCGTCTCTGCTCAAGATGGCCAGTCGTCCACAGGAGTGAGCGGTGATGGGCTCAGGCAACGAGCTGGACCCTTCCCTTACCACCAGATGTACCCGCAATTTATGCACAG CTGGTCTCAGTATCAATCAACTCTCCCCACAAACATGCCCTCTTACTACAGTCCCATGTCACTAATgtggtggcagcagcagctgtaCGCCCGGCAGTACTACATGCACTA tcagctactGGCCGCCTCCTCTCAGCACCTCAGGCCAGACCAGCCCCTGATGCAGCCCGACCAGCCCGATCCTCTGAGCCAGCGGCCTCAGGCGGATCGCCGTGGCAACCCGGAGGTCCAAATGAACGCGCAGGGAGGGGAGATCATGAACGAGGAGGAGCTGAACAGGGATTGGCTGGACTGGGTGTACACATTTTCACGCGCCGCGATCTTACTCAGTATAGTCTACTTCTACTCGTCCTTCAGCCGGTTCGTCATGGTGATGATGGCCATGCTGGTGCTCTACCT GCATCAAGCTGGCTGGTTTCCGTTCAACCTGGAGAACGAACTCCAGCTCCCGGGAGACCGAGGCAATCAGGACGACATGGAGGGAGAGCTGCAAAACCCCGACTTACAAGAAATG GATGGAGTTATGGACGACGGCTCAGACGACGAAGGCGAAAGCGGAGAGGAAGGCGCAGAGGACCCGAACAGCGTCCCCAACACGGGCTTCCTGTCGTCCACCTGGTCGTTTATAATAACCTTCTTCATGTCCCTCATCCCGGAGGGGCCGCCCAACGCTGCTAACTGA